The following coding sequences lie in one Phragmites australis chromosome 8, lpPhrAust1.1, whole genome shotgun sequence genomic window:
- the LOC133926926 gene encoding uncharacterized protein LOC133926926 has product MEQWLPLFRHLLASPAANAAAFSSSSSNYPNSPPPAVALLRFLLSPVPTLPVSDPPPILFQTLPPFLQSQALSFLSSSAGLLDPRLVRCLASRVLYAPPGRQDLWARRGARYLLDGLPEGKGVLGVASEEFLDGFHEPPPWLREAATLARPVLPWLPVDCWSAMTSGTHGVGGGDDLDELGLETLVLEQDEDSEMQEAGCAPLLSLPAPPLGNSVVQRALALQKEIVMVESVLVAQRVAKDLQDLCVESGNAEAVLSVVEPWQADDDTMRVLLSNLVLEDDRMHGKGPSLVLCSVVLPMLLELQRPASSVLLSAALDLCKRHPAAALEAVLFPLVLRKGGLNVPQCDVLTRIVKDCMHPLHVTAFCHRLLSGEERERRPICLPQHHNNLGCHLVWTEYLFALFYHILNQDIRLTPSIIGELISVIDERASEFSRSLKFGNFLLCFVSKCWHGCKIQRVLLERAAERTNTFLTKAILAKLRPAS; this is encoded by the coding sequence ATGGAGCAGTGGCTGCCGCTGTTCCGCCACCTCCTCGCCTCCCCCGCCGCCAATgccgccgccttctcctcctcctcctccaactaCCCCAACTCGCCTCCCCCGGCGGTCGCGCTCCTCCGCTTCCTCCTTTCCCCGGTGCCCACGCTCCCCGTCTCCGATCCCCCGCCCATCCTCTTCCAGACCCTCCCGCCCTTCCTCCAGTCACAggccctctccttcctctcctcctccgccggccTCCTCGACCCCCGCCTCGTCCGCTGCCTCGCTTCCCGCGTCCTCTACGCCCCGCCTGGCCGGCAAGACCTCTGGGCCCGCCGCGGCGCACGCTACCTGCTCGACGGATTGCCCGAGGGGAAAGGCGTTCTTGGTGTTGCCTCCGAGGAGTTTCTAGATGGGTTCCACGAGCCGCCACCGTGGCTTAGAGAAGCGGCGACGCTGGCGCGTCCTGTCCTGCCGTGGCTCCCTGTTGATTGCTGGAGCGCGATGACGAGTGGGACCCATGGTGTTGGTGGAGGAGATGATTTGGACGAGCTTGGTTTGGAGACTTTGGTGCTGGAGCAAGACGAGGATTCAGAGATGCAGGAGGCTGGGTGCGCTCCACTTCTGTCTCTTCCAGCTCCTCCGCTTGGAAATTCGGTCGTGCAGAGAGCACTGGCTCTGCAGAAGGAGATTGTGATGGTGGAGTCGGTTTTGGTGGCCCAGCGGGTGGCGAAAGATTTGCAGGATCTCTGTGTTGAGTCTGGGAACGCCGAGGCAGTGCTTAGCGTAGTAGAGCCATGGCAAGCTGACGATGACACTATGAGGGTTCTGCTTTCAAATTTAGTGCTTGAGGATGATAGGATGCATGGAAAAGGGCCATCACTTGTGCTGTGTTCTGTTGTCCTACCAATGTTACTCGAGCTTCAAAGACCAGCTTCGTCTGTTCTTCTTTCCGCAGCGTTGGATCTCTGCAAACGCCACCCAGCTGCAGCACTGGAGGCTGTCCTCTTTCCACTGGTTCTAAGAAAGGGTGGGTTAAATGTTCCCCAGTGTGATGTGCTCACACGGATTGTCAAGGATTGCATGCATCCGTTGCATGTCACTGCCTTCTGCCACAGGCTGCTTTCGGGGGAGGAGCGAGAGAGGAGACCAATTTGTTTGCCTCAGCATCACAATAATCTTGGTTGTCATTTGGTCTGGACGGAGTATCTCTTTGCACTATTTTACCACATTCTCAATCAAGATATTCGCTTGACACCAAGCATCATTGGAGAGCTAATTTCTGTGATTGATGAGAGGGCATCAGAGTTTTCGAGGTCGctaaaatttggtaattttctGCTGTGCTTCGTGTCCAAGTGCTGGCATGGATGTAAGATTCAGAGGGTTTTGCTCGAGAGAGCTGCTGAGAGAACCAACACCTTCCTGACTAAAGCTATACTGGCGAAACTGCGGCCCGCGAGTTGA